The genomic region TGGGAGGCCCATCGTGGACTGTGAGCTTGGGTAGGAGAGACTCGCGGACTGCCGTTCAAAGAGATGTAACTAAAAATATTCCAAGTCCATTTTCAAGCCTTCCTGATCTCATCTCATCATTTCAAGCTAAAGGACTCTCTGCTCAGGACATGATTGCCCTTTCAGGTAAGAAATACAAAAGCTTCCTTGCATATTCCACTGAAGCACTTGCAGGAAGTATTTATGGTAACTAACTTCGCATATTTCTGTGGTTTTGATCAGGCGCTCATACAATCGGTCAAGCGAAATGCTCTCTTTTCCGAACTCGCATCTACAATGAAACCAATATCAATGCCGCCTTCGCTACTTCTCGCAAGGCAAGCTGCCCGAGCAGCAGCGGCAGTGGTGATAGCAATCTTTCTCCTTTGGACGAGGACACACCTGATTCCTTTGACAACAACTACTACAAAATCCTCAGAACACAGAGAGGTCTTTTGCACTCTGATCAAGTTCTGTTTAATGGCGGCTCCGCAGATGCTCTTGTTACTACCTACAGTGTTAATCAGTCTGCCTTCTTTCAAGATTTTGCAACGGCTATGGTGAATATGGGAAACATCATGCCTCTTACTGGGACCAACGGAGAGATTCGCAAAAATTGTAGGGTCCCAAATTAACTACAGCAACTTTTATCTGTAAATGTTGGACAACTTCGTAGAATAAATAGTCCAATAGTGAATTGGAGGGCCCTAGTCACAAAAATAAGTAATTTATTGAAATCatgaatttcattttgttttaTTACTTCTGATGATTGTTCGCGCCAAATCGAAATTATATAGTTTAGTTTTGTGATAACCCTGTCTCTACTTGTGGAGAGATACTAGAACCTTTTCTAAGTATCCAGTAGAAAATAAAATGTAATATATAGTTTCATATCAGATTGTTGTAATCAAAGGAAGTTCTCTTTATCAAGCTTACACATTTTAAGATATTGTTTTGGAAAAGTGCCACAATAACATCAAGATTTCTTTTACCTTTTTAATCTTGTAATTTTTCTACATTTAAAATACATTCAAATTTTGATATTCAGTGTATTTGATTAGTACATTAACTTTTCTTTGAAAAATCTATAATAAGTTTTTGTAGTTATTTTTATCAATTTatctaaatttgaaataaatttaattttaatattttagactctattttttatatattaatttagtttatttttttgatatatttcaaattttgaaacaatttagtACTAAGATTCTATAAAGAACGTACATGTGAAAATAAGGtaataaataaagattgagaaaataGAGGAATACTAAGTGAATGGTTGAAATTGTAGTGAGTGATGCCTACATTGTGTGGGGTTTATCCCTTGTTTGCTAGTGCTTAGGGAGAGTAAGGTGGGATAGAAGTCAAAGTGGTGCAAATTCTTTACCATTTACTTTATTTTAACTCtttttcttaattattattttgGTGCATAGGATGGTTGCTTGCATGATAGCTATTAGGTGTTCAATAGATTGTCCAACATATCATTTAAAGATGCTCTCATTTTAAATGAGTCTTATTTTTTGAATATGAAAAAATAATTTACTTCTTGATGCATGAAACAAAGGCAATGAATTATAATTATCTATCTATAAATAGTTCAAAATTTATAAGATacctaaataaatatatatatttttctatctaTTTTTCTAACTTGAAATCTattgttaatatttttttaatttttccaaaacAGTCTTAATATGTAAgtgtatatagatatctatataacTTTGCCCTTGTTAGAGGCTTCAAATTAAAAGATTTGAAATATTGAAGGTGATCTAAAGTCATTATACttataaataaatattctttgTGGTGTTTTCTAGAATGGAGAATCATAATGTGATATCCGAGGAAGGACCCTATTCTCATAGTTAGGCTGGTATATTTATTAAACCTTAACATATACAATTTGATTCAAGAGAGGATCGCCTATCTCAAATTTATTTCTAGATTCACATCCCTTGAATTGGAATGAATTTTTTAGAGAAGATTAGTTGTCTTATCATAGCttatcatattttattatttaccATAGCTAGTTAAATATGGTTATTGTTTGTTACAGTGTGTTATATGGTTCTATTATCCTCTTTTAAATTTGACCTCTATTCATCCAGTTAATCAATGAAGTATTAATcattttcatgttattttcatgatgCTATCAGAGTAGATACATCATTTCTATGCCTGGGAGTATGAAGATTGTTTAAGTCATGATGAGAGAGAAGATGAAGATGGGAGGATTTATCGTGGTGTCTATCCTCTGACCCAAggatttctttattattatttttattttataattagaaAACCTAGACTGGGATCACCCATACAAATATATGATTatctttatatttaatatttacaagGAAAAATAAATCTCTTTCAACTTTTCCAACGATGATGAATTTCTATTTAAATTTAGATATCTTTAaaccacacactaagcaacatattagcAACATATTAAGCATAGAAAATGTTAATCAACTCTAAGTATTTAAGATGTTTAAGAATAGAAGTATAAGATTAGTGTGGGTGATTTAAACCATTCTATAAATTTCCTACTGTGGGTGTTGTGCATAATCTATGGATAATGGCCTCATAACATGAAGTTTGAGGCATTTGAATACATTTGACGTGTGTGTTGAATGTCAATTATAGAGTATTGATGTACTTTTTTAAAATATGGTCATGGAGGCATGATATAGCACTAATCTAATACCATGTAAAGCATGGAAGTTTGATTGAAGACTATTAAAAATTCTAACATATGAAAGAATACAAATTGAAGTACATGAGGAGGTAGCATAAAGTTTCGATTGATTTTGCAAAAATATGATGTGAATATTTTTGTGTGGAGAtataaaatgaaaaccaaaaccttAATGCAAGTGTACATCACTCTTTATTTTTATCAAAATGATTTCTTATATTTGAATCTATGCACTACTTGTAGCGATGTTTTTTTCTTATTTGTAGAATATGTGCTCCctagagatattattcacaatGATAATTCTACTACTAATCAAATAAGATTAACAaattgaagagaaaaataaatttaaatatgcaTACATCAAGAAAGCACAGAGTGGAGAATATATAAAGAGGAGAACAGTtaagaaaaaatagaataattgTCAACCCTAGTATATATGAATAGTGCAATAATGTTAAcatcgccccccccccccccacactcgAGAAATCAATAGAAAACAAGAAAATCAAGGTGTGGAATAGTGGACGGTGGACCAAAGAAAATCAATTGTGGACTCCAAGAAGAAAATGGTGAGCACTATAAGTGATATGAAGAAAGACTATGATAGAAAAATCTCTTGTCTGGAAGATAAACTCAAGAAAGAGTATGAAGGTATATTGAGTCAGATGGAAAATAAATTCTAGAAAGTTAATGAGAACCTTATTTCTCTAGTTAGTTGCAATCACAAAGTGGTAAAGAACTCTATTAAGAGCATAAATACCATGGTTGGAAAACTAGAAATTCTCCATTAGGAAGGGGCTACTATGGATGTGGATTCCATAGCTAAAAAAAAGGAGGAAATGGTTGGGCCTTCTAAAAGAATAAAAAAGCATCCCCCCATTACTACATTGTTCCTACAATTTTAGCTGTAAAACTCAAACTTTACCTTGCCAAGGGACCCAAGACTAAAGACTTACATCAAAAAACTTGATGattacataaaataaatgcatatgTTTGAGAATATCTTTCTTTGAAGCAACAAATCCTAAATCAAGTGTAAATCCATAAAGTTCCTTCTTGAGACTTGTAAAGGTGTAGCTCCAAATTAAATTCAAAAGTTCTCCTCTCCTTGAACTCATGAATCACAAACATTGAATTATTGGAGGACCGTGCATATTAAGATTTGCACATATAGGCCTCCATCAAGTTGTCTCCTTACCCTCTTAAGGGTATAATTCTTGATCATAATCTAGTGAACTTTTGGGGTGAGAATCCTTATTGATTTCAACACAAAACCCCTTACCTATCTCCAAACATAAAACTTCAGAATATATCCATTGTTCAAGTCTATTAGAAtaaaaaaggaaatcaagaaaaccaaaaataattctcatgcaaagaatcatctctaagagagaagcTAGCATGAGATGAAAAAAATTATCCAACCTCTAGTGCAACTTTTGTCTAAAGTGATCTTGTTACAACTTATCCATTTGAGGTTGTAGACGAGTCTTTGGACACCTTGTCACATGTCGCAAGGATATTCCCAATTATAAAAATTTGAATGGCACTTCTAATGGGCTTATTTTCAGGACAACAAGCCTTGATATAGCCAAAAAGTAATAAAGCTACTAATGTAACTATTAAAAATGATATTAGTACATTTCTAACAATGGATATGATAATGTAAGTCATTAATTCAACAAAACCTGAAACCACATAATCTATAACTATATTGAATCTACTTTGTAGTCCCCTCTTTGATTACTTTATCTTCAAACCTAGTGTATATCTCATAATGAATTCAAAGCCCGTGACACCAGTAATAAGAAGATAGACTAGTTTGAACTCCATTCTATGCATTTTACTTCTTACAAAGAAAAAAACTCCTTTACTTAGTGGGTGATAAACTTCCAACAAATAGGACTTCTTTAAAAtagacattaaaaaaaaaatcagtgaCACTCTTGATGGTATCATCAATGGAAAGAACATGAATAAAGCTATTGCACTTGAAACCAAGACATTGGTGAGTACAAGCCACATCTCCCGATAAAATAGAAACACAAAATCAGGGTAATGTAAGTTAATGTTAATTGAAATCATATTATAATAAGAACTGAATTTGAATAAGAGGAATTATGGTTTTTTATTTTCATGGTTAATTATATTTAAAGGTATGATCTTACTAGTGTCtttatagtttttttaattttttaaatgacatattaaaataataattataaaatattcatCTAGATATCTTAAACAAAAATTTCTAAAAGATGTTGAGTTTTATTACTCTCAAGAAGTCTATATTTAAAGTGTTATTGAGAATAGATAGGTGTTTCTAGAATAATATCTCTTAATGtctattttttattaagataaaacaCGTTCTaaaaggacccaaaacccaaatccaagtacagaaataacaaaatattagtgaGAAAGTCCAAAAATAATAGCCAAACAGTAACAAAATAGGGGCAAATCCCCACAGAGCCCTGCTAAAAAACTACACTAAGGCATTGGGCCAATTAgcaaaaaattaaacaaaatgCTCCTCATGGTATTTTTATCTCGAATCCTACTCTTGGTCCTATTAGACGAGCGTATAGAAGCCTACATGTCCGAAATATTATTGATCGATtgagcttgatggattttcattttctCGTTTAGATTTTTGATGCCTTCAACACTATTATTCATAGAATTTTTACTGATCTCAACCAAATTCTTGAGACTTCTCTTATTTTCTACCAATTCTTTCTCCAAGTTGGTAATTCTGGATTCATGCTTTGTTTTCATTACTTTAATATCTTTAGCCAATTTCTAGGTCATTTTAAGGAGGTTATCAGTTTTATTAGGCACTCGGGTCTCAATGAAAGTATTAAAAATTTTAGTTATTCCTTGTTTGATGACACAGATTTCATTGATCGCCCAACGAAAGCATTTCTCTTGACTGCAAGTAGAATTAGTTAGTAGCAAGTCAATGTCCACTAAATCACTTTAATTGTTATCAAGGTCCACCTGATCTAGGTTTAGGGGAATATCCAACTTAATCTCCTTATCCCCTTTGTCATTTAGATCCATAGTCTTCcccacatttttatttttaaagctATCATTAGCCATCTCTAGGcgaagaggggtttttttctttgtGGTTTCCTTTATAGGGGTTTACACTACCTACTGTTGTTAGTTCCTGTAGTGACCTTTAAGGGGGGGCCCTCTTCCTAAGAGGGCCTATACTCTAGATCTTTTTCTAACCCTTGAAGGTCATGCAAGTCCATAGCCATCTCCCCCAACATCCTCAATTTTAGTATCAGACATAACATGCAGATCATGACTAGTTTTTGATTTAAGGTTACTTTCACATTTGAGGGCCGGTGAGGGCTTGAATTCATTTATTTTAGCATATCCCATTATAAGAAGGATAAGACCCTCATTTAAAACAAGGTTTTCACAATTCTTTGCATGGTTGGAGAGACTATGCTCCAAAGACGATAGCAAATAAAATGACATAGGGATTTTTCtatcatgtctaaaatggtttaaaatagtaaaatgataaaaaaaaatactcacatAATGACCATCTAGGGTAATATATCTCATAACCACCTCCACAACATCAGCTCATAGTCTCATTAGGTATTTTCTATTGTAgcctccatcattcgttttcctaACTCTGTCTCTTTTGCTGTGCTTATCAAAGAAATTTGAGAGGGCTTCCTCCGTTGCCTTGCATTTTCTGTAGAACTTCATCCCCTCCATCTATAATCCCATGACACCCACAATAAGCTCCTCATCAATTCTGAACTCAGCACCATAGGCACTGAGAATGCCATTATTCTAGCCATTAACAAACCCTTTTGTCACCCTGCGATCATGACCATGCAATTTTTTAATGTATGGGACGAGACCACCATCCATAATCTCAATCCACATATCCTTATTTTTCTCCCACTTATGATACAAATTTGGCTCAACCCCATTTTAATCTCCCCCATATTTGAATTTCTCTTGCTAATTTTGAGATTCATAGTCCCATAACCCAACCAAAACTAGAAGACACAAAACCAGAAAGCCAAGAACAATTTGGAAGCCCTAGTGTTATGTTGATTCGAATTATTGCAGAGTGTCTTTACACATGTGATAAGACTGCATCATTAATATTCAGTTATTGAGAATCCGGAAGACCTACAACATCCTTTCGTGTCAATTCACATAAGTGCATTAGGAAATTTTCCCCTTCCCTCCACCATTTGATTTTCTCATAACCCACAACCAAATTAACCACGCAGTCTGCAAGTTAGTTACCTTCCTGAAATACATGTGTAATTCAGACTTCATCCATCTTGGTAATCATGTTGAGGAAGTTCTTGATTAAGTGCTTAATTGTCTAGCTAGGCTTCCTATGTTTAATCAGGTAGTTAATAATATTTAGGGAGTCACTTTCAAGCCATACCTTTTTATGACCTCCCCGGAAAGAAAGTTGAAGCCCAAGGTAAGCTGCATTTTATATCTCTTAATGTCTATTagatagatatatttaagatatttatatGCTACTAGCATTTTTAGTGCCACATGGAAACTACATTAGTTTTTGTGTTTCTATAATTTATTATTCTGTTTATGAattaagaaatatatatttattaaaaaattttaaataaatcacatatctctctctctctctctttctctctacatTATtataaaggaattaatttattttttatttttaaaaccaatACATTCTTTAAAACAATGTTATGTATCTTCTAAAATAatcattaatattaaaaaaatataaaacatttaaagttaattcttcatttcataaaattataaaataatatcttaAACTATTACACCAATAGCAATCTTAAGAACTAGTAGTAAAGCCTTCATGTATTATTAAATGGTGGATAGTTTTTAAAAGTCTATATAGTCTTCCTCTTTCGATAATGAATTATAGAGAATGGTTCAAAATatcttgtttttttcttttccaGAAGAACTTTAATATTCTTAAAATGGAatatgaaaatagaataattattatttaacaaaatatttcatatttatgtgtttattttcattaaattattttatattattttaaatcacTTTGAAAAAATAGTTGACTAATGAagcaataaatatttttaaataaatacaatCCAAAGAGATATTTAtccattaatatttaaatatatacccACTCACTTGTGCACTATATATCTCGTTGTTTTCATCTATATATCTCTATTTTCTCTTTACCTGTCTCTTTTAATTATATTCCCTTTTGTCTCTTTCTACCTTCTTTGTCTCTTGGTTTATCTCCCCCTTACTCTATGAATCTTATATCTATACCTATATCTCTATTTCCCTTACCCCCTTCTGTCTTTCTCActctttcttctttttttatcTTCTATCCTTCTATCTCTCTATTTTATTTCCTTCTCCATTAAAtcaaaccctaattcctttgtgatttatattcatcatttagtgACCTCTCACAATAGAAAATCAATATGTTACTTATTGTGTTTTATATTTTATTgacatataatttaataataaatatatatatatatatatatatatatatatatatatatatatatatatttaatatataatatctttagtataaatataattttaaatgagCATGTTCATCAAAATGGAGGACAAAAAAATGACCAAACCTAATTTCAATAAAAAGTTAGCATAATGTGAGCACATAAAAACACGCTCTTGTTATAATTATCTTGCATCACAAGCCATAACAAAATTATGTTAATATAATGTGCTCATAGTATATTTTCTTTAGAAACAAAAAATCACACATTCTTTTTAGTTTATAACATATATTATAACATAGAAATATTTTACTTAATGTTTTTAGAAATCAATTGTTAGACGTGGATTAGGCCTAGATATATGATCCAAAGTATTGGGTTTGCATGTAAGGTATTAACTAATATTTtcacattaaaaagaaaaaaaacgtAATTTTCAAGCATTCTTTTTATCATGTTTACACATTTTAATAGTTTTTAGAAAAGGTTCCTCAATAGAATCAAGTTGTCTTTTACATTTTTAACCTTGCAATTTTCCGCTCATCcaaatttgaaatatattttattttttatatttagacTCTATTATATACAAATTGAAAAGTAATAGTTTCTTAAATTAGAgggttaaatattaatatttattaaacaaTGTACATAGGTGATAATGAAAGATTGAGAAATAATGGGCATCTTGAGAGAATGGTTTCAATTGTAGTGTTTAAGTAAGATTACAAGCCTACATTTTGTGGGACTAATCCATTGTTTACTAGTACTAAGTGAGGGTAACCCTTCACTACATAATTTTtacaatttattttctatttttattttgtgtAGCGTATTTCCCTACATGATAGCTATTAGGGGTCGAGGAGACCCTACAATATATCATTTTAAGATTATCTCAATGAAATTGAACCTTCATTTTTTAaacatataaaaattatttttggtACATGagataaaagaaattaattatagTCAAATATCTATAAATTATCAAAATTCTAACTGATACCTAAATAAATACaaatttgttttatatttattattgttagATTAGTTtttttgatgattaattctatctgtgtgcgggaaaagtggtgcgatgatttggaaaatgtgtatttgtgactagtccacacaccaatgggactctcaGTGCAAGTTaaggagctatatggaatagctcaacttcccaagggatgttccattattctctatatcacaagacccctcaagtcaatgcctttgctctcagatcactgaggaaAGTGACTTacggatgacaatcatgagaatgagggatgcttttatCAATATAACATGAAtacaatcctaaatgtgcatgatattaacaaatattaattaaactagcatgtatatgatgataagatgaaaagattagcaaaagaactatcctaacatgatatactagcttaatatgattatttatgatgatagaaatgcttctaaaatgtttattatattatttctattcaaagagagattaaatgcttagtaaaatgcctaTAAGAGTGATGCTAAATACTTGATCCTGAGAATGAGAGagtgagggctctatttataggtaaaatatggcaatggatggtcaagattggataatcttatcaaaggctaggattgaaagttatcaattcatgcactcaattctcaccaataaaatggtgacaattgttaacaAGAGACTGCTTgtgaggagatgcaagaagcattaaatgcttgagaagacctcatggttaccttagaaggtaagggttaaggttagattaagaaaccccattggataaagcttttacccaaaggacaaactcttgtgcaagggttaaaggaataaccatggtcaaagaaatgaatgcttgatgagaccctagggttagatgagggttgagttaggtaaaaagtctccaaccatgtaagaaggttgagttaaccactaatggctatgtaagagacataaatggttaagttgttgaggacataaagcctttaatggttattgaagactttaagggtttgagaagtgacttccctttgtttagggatgtgacaatatttagtagatgggttaggctaatttagaaggaattaggataatttagaagggttttagagaggcaagtgggagatgtagagaatgcaagtggatggagggtaattttgtttaaataaattgttttatttcaacaaaatagatgcaagtggaggaattaaataaattagatttatttatttgaagtgaacaatttaattaaaaagagtacaagggagatttaattaaataaagtgatttattgaattacatgatatgaaaggcctaggtgaatttaattaaataaattgaataacttttttaatcaaatagatgaatgtggatgatttaattaaattgaatttaattaaatataggaatgagaataaaatgaacattaaatattcatttagcaaagtggtcatttttatacttctacattttgcccatctttgaagtGACGtttgtgcacatgttgattcaaagaaaattgatgtgtcgcCAAAATTTGATTGATGTGATGTCATACATCAAAATGTCGATGTCGTGCCCTggatttgataaatggtgttgatAATGGcccttcgggagatgaatcaaaatttgattgatttgataatagTTTGTAGATTTGATCacattttgaaattttattttgtgtttaatgCGTGCCAattgattcatcatctgaaaaatgatgtttgctagggttatAAGAGAGAGCATGAgcaaaaatacatgccccacctactaaccctaatttacttttaccctataaaaagctgaaaagtgattttatttgtatcatttgtgccttttgacttttggtgagagtgacatttggagagtgacaaaatgtcaGTTCCCTATGCTTCACACCGATTCAAGCATGTTCATCGATACCAAAGGTCCGCCATgtatggtccacctataagtcatctaaattttaccccttttgctttttgttttgtcatttttgatcatatttttttactttttgtGTCGGAATCCCACGGTTTAGCGCATCTTATCGTTTGCGTAGTGCATACGATAAAATAGTTAGCACGTAGGGTTAGTAAACTAGGGTAGAGTCTAGGTGTCATCGAATAGCACATCGCAGgtgtagggtagcgcatagggtaggatAGCGTATAGGGCTAACAAGGTAGCGCATGTGGGGAACAAGGTAGtgcatagggtagacctagcgcatagggtaaaggtTTTAGCGCATAGATGAGTTTAGCTAGTGCATAGGTGGTAGTTTAGTGCATGGGGGAGATTGCTTAGTGTGTGGCCAGAAAATATGATGTTGgggggaaaaatagatgaaggaaaATGGGCTGGGGTGGGTAGGTGTCTGCCAAGTGTTCCTGGATGGGTGTTGTAGCCATTTTTGTGTCTGTTGTGCTGATGTGTGATTGTTTGATGGATTTTTGAATTTGCTTTTGCTGTTGAAGTTCCAAGAtaattgattgaatgatgatcttaattttttgttgattttggaTATTTGATTTCTACTATGATTGTGATGTCTGATATGAATTCCGATCTATGGTTTTcgatatggttcctgatatgagtcatgtgatatggatttttgagttgttTCTCATTATGGGTTTGATATTCGATAGAAAACTTgaattgatttttgttgtttaagttgatatggaattgtgatttcgatatggatttgattttcgatatgaaacttgatttgatatagatttgtttcaagttgatatggaatttttctTTCGatgtggatttgatttttgatatgaaacttgatttgatatggatttgtttcaagttgatatggaattgtgatttcgatatggatttgattttcgatatgaaaattgatttgatatggatttgtttcaatttgatatggaattttgctttcgatatggatttgattttgatatgaaacttgattggatatggatttgtttcaagttgatatggaattttgctTTTGgtatggatttgatttttgatatgaaacttgatttgatatggaattttgctttcgatatggatttgatttttgatatgaaacttgatttgatatggatttgtttcaagttgatatggaattttgattggATGTATCAAATAGATGTGGGAACTAATATTTGGATCTGTTTTGTTTGTTATAGGAATGACTTGGTGTTCTTCAATTGCGAGAGCAATTTCTGAGGCCATGGTCTCTTATTCCGCGATTTACACAGGCAGatagagatatcattgagagatgtgggttgtcctcattgttggacatgcctcggtaGATCATTAACCAGGGTTTACTAACAGGattggcaaagaggtggcatagtgacaccaacacctttcacttggctgcAGGCGAGATCACAGTCACTCTAGAGGATTGTTATCGGATTTTACGATCCTTGTGGTAGGGGCATTATTGCCTTATGAGAAGATCGAGGAGGATCAGATAGAGGTGCTTCGCCGAATTTTCTATGATGAGTATATTTGCAGATATGAGATCCTGTGGCAGGAGTTCATAGACTTtgattatgccccactaccatcaGTATTGGCAGGTTTTATAGGTGTCTTT from Cryptomeria japonica chromosome 3, Sugi_1.0, whole genome shotgun sequence harbors:
- the LOC131045693 gene encoding peroxidase P7; protein product: MSSLATATMGTLLCIVLLLCSTVIVYGQLTPSFYTRSCAQAVPIVKDAVRQAIAREKRMGGSLVRLHFHDCFVNGCDGSILLDDSTNITGEKKAIPNANSARGSEVIDHIKSQLEKVCSGVVSCADILTLAAHESVVQLGGPSWTVSLGRRDSRTAVQRDVTKNIPSPFSSLPDLISSFQAKGLSAQDMIALSGAHTIGQAKCSLFRTRIYNETNINAAFATSRKASCPSSSGSGDSNLSPLDEDTPDSFDNNYYKILRTQRGLLHSDQVLFNGGSADALVTTYSVNQSAFFQDFATAMVNMGNIMPLTGTNGEIRKNCRVPN